AAGCTTGCATTGATGGATGGTGATAATATGAATTTACCTAGATTATTTGAGGACAGGATGAGAAATCTTTTGGGAGATGAATATGAGGAGTATCTTAAATGCTATCACAAGCCATATTATGGTGGAATTAGGGTCAACACCCTAAAACTTTCTCCGGAAGAATTCGAAAATCTTTGTCCTTTTTCTATTAAAAAAATACCTTGGATTCCCAATGGCTATTTTTATGATACCAATGAACAGCCTGCAAGGCACCCCTATTATTATGCAGGGCTATACTATATTCAGGAGCCCTCTGCCATGACCCCTGCCAGCCTTCTTCCCGTTAAACCGGGAGAGAAGGTTCTTGATTTATGTGCGGCCCCGGGAGGAAAAAGTACGGAATTGGGAGCTAAATTACAAGGAAAAGGCCTCTTGGTATCTAACGATATTAGTAATTCAAGAGCCAAGGCACTATTAAAGAATATAGAGTTATTTGGAATAAAAAACGCTTATGTTTTATCTGAGAGCCCCAATAGACTTGCTGAGCATTTTCCCCAGTATTTTGATAAAATATTGGTAGATGCCCCCTGTTCCGGGGAAGGGATGTTTAGAAAAAGTCCTTCTATTATGAAAAATTGGGAACAGTACGGTGTGGACTATTATAATAAATTACAAAAAGAAATAATTATATATGCCGCTAAGATGCTTAAACCCGGCGGTATGATGCTGTATTCTACCTGTACCTTTTCACCGGAAGAAAATGAAGGGACCATATCATATTTATTAGAAGAATGTCCTGATATTCATGTGGTAGAGGCCCTGCCTAGTCTTGAAGAAAGAAAGGGCCTTGGCCTTTCTTATGAAGGTTTTGACAGGGGTAGACCAGACTGGGTCAATGGACCGGAGCAATTAAAACATTGTATAAGACTATGGCCTCATAAAATATCCGGAGAAGGGCATTTTATTGCTTTGCTTAAAAAAGAGGGCCCTTCAGATACTGATAAGGATAATAGTAGTATTAGGGGTAAAATCTTAGATTATAAAAAAGGAAATACTTTGTCAAAAGAGGCCGAGGATTTTCTTTATAATCTTTCTAACTGGG
This genomic interval from Herbinix luporum contains the following:
- a CDS encoding RsmF rRNA methyltransferase first C-terminal domain-containing protein, giving the protein MNLPRLFEDRMRNLLGDEYEEYLKCYHKPYYGGIRVNTLKLSPEEFENLCPFSIKKIPWIPNGYFYDTNEQPARHPYYYAGLYYIQEPSAMTPASLLPVKPGEKVLDLCAAPGGKSTELGAKLQGKGLLVSNDISNSRAKALLKNIELFGIKNAYVLSESPNRLAEHFPQYFDKILVDAPCSGEGMFRKSPSIMKNWEQYGVDYYNKLQKEIIIYAAKMLKPGGMMLYSTCTFSPEENEGTISYLLEECPDIHVVEALPSLEERKGLGLSYEGFDRGRPDWVNGPEQLKHCIRLWPHKISGEGHFIALLKKEGPSDTDKDNSSIRGKILDYKKGNTLSKEAEDFLYNLSNWDDLISQSRILIQKDRVYLVPAEFEEKQGLRTLRQGLFLGEMKKNRFQPSQALAIALKSNQYDKLINLSSKDQDVIRYLKCETLTVEKSNEKGWQLVCVDGYPLGWGKLNNNTLKNMYLPGWRWM